The Phaseolus vulgaris cultivar G19833 unplaced genomic scaffold, P. vulgaris v2.0 scaffold_97, whole genome shotgun sequence genome has a window encoding:
- the LOC137817508 gene encoding uncharacterized protein, with product MEVMQGLQEAIATSRAEQEHIQLDLAASQARNEELCRANEELRCGMRNHPGNCGAEDRECFTPPRDIPMPFSQSIMEAVIPPTFVGPKVTLTGMEDPEAHLTAFHTQMMLVGGSDAIRCKLFMSTLAGMAMDWFINLLDGHVKQAPPPVSYDLFDVKQYQGETLKEYINRFGAQVVKDLIVVPNIADRLRVPAKTDKVLGPHKDAWCEFHQAFGHSITNCLALGNQLDELVKSGYLNDYLVGSSGVAALAAPVEDQAHEMPIHGEVHTISGGFSGEGCTGSQRKRYVRSVNSVAAQEEDDSLDVDLAFTRADLRDVVPHDNDPVVISVVTAGSRVHRVLVDQGSLADVMF from the exons ATGGAGGTGATGCAAGGCCTTCAGGAGGCGATCGCGACATCGAGGGCGGAGCAAGAACACATTCAGTTGGATCTTGCGGCGTCGCAGGCAAGAAACGAAGAGTTGTGTCGTGCGAACGAAGAGTTGCGCTGCGGGATGCGCAACCACCCTGGGAATTGCGGAGCAGAGGATCGCGAGTGTTTCACACCACCCAGAGATATCCCTATGCCTTTCTCGCAGTCCATCATGGAGGCAGTGATTCCGCCCACGTTCGTAGGCCCGAAGGTTACGTTAACGGGaatggaggatccagaggcgcacctcactgcgttccacacgcagatgatgcttgTCGGCGGTTCTGACGCCATAAGGTGCAAGCTATTCATGAGCACGCTGGCAGGAATGgcaatggactggttcattaacCTTCTAGACGGCCACGTGAAGCAGGCTCCCCCACCGGTGTCGTATGATCTcttcgacgtgaagcagtaccagggggagacgttgaaggaatacatcaaccgtttcggggcgcaggtggtgaag gacctcattgttgtgcccaacatagcagaTAGGTTGAGGGTCCCCGCGAAGAcagacaaggtgctgggaccacaCAAGGAcgcgtggtgtgagtttcatcaggcatTCGGGCATTCGATCACCAACTGCTTGGCTCTGGGcaatcagttggatgagctagTGAAGAGCGGATACTTGAATGACTATCTGGTGGGGTCATCCGGAGTTGCGGCCTTGGCAGCGCCAGTAGAAGACCAGGCCcatgagatgcctatccatggggaagTACACACCATCTCTGGTGGTTTTTCGGGTGAAGGATGCACTGGCTCTCAGCGCAAGAGGTACGTGCGGTCAGTAAATTCGGTGGCTGCGCAGGAAGAGGATGACTCGCTGGACGTCGACCTTGCGTTCACGAGGGCTGATCTCCGTGATGTTGTCCCTCACGATAACGACCCCGTGGTAATTTCAGTCGTGACTGCGGGAAGTAGGGTACACCGAGTGCTCGTGGACCAGGGCAGCTTGGCGGACGTGATGTTCTAG